From one Equus asinus isolate D_3611 breed Donkey chromosome 5, EquAss-T2T_v2, whole genome shotgun sequence genomic stretch:
- the PERM1 gene encoding PGC-1 and ERR-induced regulator in muscle protein 1: MENFQYSVQLSDQDWAEFSATAEECGLLQAGLASGDELLSSDIDQGDSSGSSPPGPLPLLQGQPASRERGWPGLEEEDKVATRQLVSRSWHEPTLAPEPGQQTPSTSAQPEAQLSLSSGATPPGQSASLLGPESSRQEMQRLLQGPAPRGPAPSPPGEPPQSPESPGRSTAPQRPPGSPGAPPRSPSRKKRRPAGTKVGGRSGAAGSAPTQPGCLLLTEPRPEEGLGLAGSRGKGLSTGIAECTAGAGQDELGSESAGTPEQVTKQGPGLDLSTPVPTTQQGTDLLRMTPRAGVHTVTTSAHKARLDVSMVKSDVALSTPVSKPQTDTTLSTSASKPQPKMPLSTPAFKSQLDTTLSTLASKPQLDMPLSRPASKLQPDTTLSTPASKPQPDTPLSTLASKPRLDVDLPTPGPMVKPEVDSSTPVSKAIPCTALPPLVSKAQCDVDVSIPAALPQAEPDVVEVAPAVELGLTPVVSPGGQRERPRGEPPAGAPGHRSGEPPIGPVQSAKKKKVRFSMAVSSPSEDPGSGEALGPPSPATARPSAPRMAAGGRGGPGAWDAVAVGPRPLQPRVLKLLPPPASSALEWPEPRSCFAVTLPEAYEFFFCDTIEEEDEDTVEAAEAGQAAAEVQWPDVCEFFFQDLQAQRSEHPVGRSLAPPPPAKPMPAPPPGDPMPISIPEAYDHFLGEDRVDSMLGPAALLQLQATENPRSVPHGVGPGTPPEPCPATAEQLNLAVRQAGEPWGPLTSFTFSQNDMCLVFVAFATWAVRTSDLHTPDAWKTVLLANIGTISAIRYFRGQVRRGRRSPNRSRSPSPSSSSSS, encoded by the exons ATGGAGAACTTCCAGTACAGTGTCCAGCTGAGCGACCAGGACTGGGCTGAGTTCTCGGCCACTGCCGAAGAGTGTGGCCTCCTGCAGGCCGGCCTGGCCTCTGGGGATGAGCTCTTGTCCAGTGACATTGACCAAGGGGACAGCAGTGGCAGCAGTCCCCCTGGGCCCCTGCCCCTTCTCCAGGGGCAGCCGGCTTctagggagaggggctggcctggtctcGAGGAGGAGGACAAAGTGGCCACTCGGCAGCTGGTCAGCAGGTCTTGGCATGAGCCCACCTTGGCCCCGGAGCCCGGTCAGCAGACGCCCAGCACGTCCGCACAGCCAGAAGCTCAGCTGTCCCTCAGCTCTGGTGCCACCCCTCCTGGCCAGAGCGCATCCCTCCTTGGGCCAGAGTCTTCCAGACAGGAGATGCAGAGGCTTCTGCAAGGGCCGGCCCCCCGGGGCCCTGCCCCTAGTCCCCCTGGGGAGCCCCCCCAGAGCCCCGAGTCTCCTGGCCGCAGCACTGCCCCCCAGAGGCCTCCTGGAAGCCCTGGAGCCCCACCCCGCAGCCCCAGCCGAAAGAAGAGGCGCCCTGCAGGCACCAAGGTGGGTGGGCGCTCGGGGGCCGCCGGCTCTGCTCCCACCCAGCCGGGCTGCCTGCTGCTCACGGAGCCCAGGCCTGAGGAGGGTCTCGGCCTGGCTGGGTCCAGGGGGAAGGGTCTCTCAACTGGGATAGCAGAGTGTACAGCAGGAGCTGGGCAGGACGAACTGGGGTCAGAGTCTGCAGGAACCCCTGAGCAGGTGACCAAGCAAGGGCCAGGTTTGGATCTGTCTACACCTGTTCCTACAACTCAGCAAGGTACAGACCTGCTCAGAATGACCCCCAGAGCTGGGGTACACACTGTGACCACATCTGCCCATAAAGCTCGTCTAGACGTCTCAATGGTTAAGTCAGATGTGGCTCTGTCAACACCTGTCTCCAAGCCTCAAACTGACACAACTCTGTCTACATCGGCCTCCAAGCCTCAACCCAAGATGCCTCTGTCTACACCAGCCTTCAAGTCTCAACTAGACACAACTCTGTCTACACTTGCCTCCAAGCCTCAACTCGACATGCCTCTGTCTAGACCGGCCTCCAAACTTCAACCTGACACAACTCTGTCTACACCAGCCTCCAAGCCTCAACCTGACACGCCTCTGTCTACACTTGCCTCCAAGCCTAGACTGGATGTGGACCTGCCTACACCAGGTCCAATGGTCAAGCCAGAGGTGGATTCATCCACACCTGTCTCAAAGGCTATACCATGCACAGCTCTGCCTCCCCTTGTGTCCAAGGCCCAGTGTGATGTGGATGTGTCTATACCTGCTGCCCTTCCCCAGGCTGAGCCTGATGTGGTGGAGGTTGCCCCAGCGGTAGAACTGGGTTTGACCCCTGTTGTGTCTCCAGGAGGGCAGCGAGAGAGGCCCAGAGGGGAGCCTCCAGCAGGTGCCCCTGGACATCGCTCAGGGGAGCCCCCCATAGGGCCTGTCCAAAGCgccaaaaagaagaaagtgcGATTCTCCATGGCTGTGTCCAGTCCCTCCGAGGACCCAGGGTCAGGAGAGGCCTTGGGCCCACCCTCACCAGCCACAGCCCGGCCCTCAGCCCCCAGGATGGCAGCTGGGGGCCGCGGGGGGCCTGGAGCCTGGGACGCTGTGGCAGTTGGGCCCCGGCCCCTCCAGCCTCGGGTCCTCAAGCTTCTGCCTCCCCCGGCCTCCTCTGCCTTGGAGTGGCCCGAGCCCAGGAGCTGCTTTGCAGTGACCCTCCCAGAGGCCTATGAGTTCTTTTTTTGTGACACGATTGAGGAAGAGGACGAAGATACCGTAGAGGCAGCAGAGGCTGGCCAGGCTGCAGCTGAAGTCCAGTGGCCGGACGTGTGCGAGTTCTTCTTCCAGGACTTGCAAGCCCAGAGGTCGGAGCACCCAGTGGGGCGCTCCTTGGCCCCACCCCCTCCGGCCAAGCCTATGCCAGCTCCTCCACCTGGAGACCCCATGCCCATCTCCATCCCTGAGGCCTATGATCACTTCCTTGGGGAGGACAGGGTAGACAGCATGCTGGGACCGGCTGCCCTTCTCCAGTTGCAGGCCACAGAGAACCCCAGGTCGGTCCCCCATGGAGTGGGCCCTGGAACCCCACCAGAGCCCTGCCCAGCCACAGCAGAGCAGCTCAACCTGGCAGTCAGGCAAGCAG GGGAGCCCTGGGGTCCCCTCACCTCGTTTACCTTCAGCCAGAACGACATGTGCCTAGTGTTTGTGGCCTTTGCTACCTGGGCTGTGAGAACATCGGATCTGCATACCCCAGACGCCTGGAAAACAG TCTTGCTGGCCAACATTGGCACCATCTCTGCCATCCGATACTTCCGTGGTCAGGTGCGGAGGGGGCGCCGCAGCCCGAACCGCAGtcgcagccccagccccagctccagtTCCAGCTCCTAG